The Endozoicomonas sp. 4G DNA segment TATCTCCGTCGTGAATTTACTACGAGCAACATAATTGAAGACTTGGTTAGCCATAGCTTTAATAGTCGCCGAATTTTTAATTATATGCATGTTAATCGATATAAAAACAGCATAATAATGGTATTTGTTCTTGAGGCTATTGCGCAACAATCAAAAAAAGAGGGGCGGGAAGAAGCCCTTAAACTTATTGCATCATTTTGTAAGGATCAGCAGCAACTGATTGCAATGATAGCTATTTTAGGAGGACTGCACCAATGCACTGAGCTATTGACTGAAATGGGTATTAGCGTCACCAGGCAGGCGTTTATAGAAGCATCGGTCAATCTGAATAATTCTCCTTTTCTTATAGCCAAAGAGGCTGGTCTGACCAAGGATCGATTGTTTGTCAATACAGTGAATCGAGCAGCACCGTTTTTATGGTCTTTGCCCAACAAATTCGGTGAACAATTACATCGGGTATTTTGGTATCCAGATAAACAAGCTATGTCGTTTATTCATCTTGTCATGGAGCAGTTGCCTATTTGTAAGGGTGAGAGTTATGAAGCTGAAAGTCGGTTAACACGGAATCATGGAAAAGCTTTACATTTGGGTGATGTAAGCCTGTGGGTGGCTAACATTTTTGCGGGAATGAATGGTACGGCTTCGACGGACAGTGCAGGTTTTTTACAGGAAGATACCCGGTACAGTGAGGCGTGGAATATACTGATCAACCAGGTTAAATGCTGCAATGGCCTCACCCATCCCAATGATTTTATGAAATTCATGGACTGGCTTTTGATGGAAGGGCTTTCATGGGTTCGATCGGAATCGGAATACCGTGAGCAGGAGGAGACCTTCACAAGCAGGCTGAAAAGTTATCGGCCCGACTTGTGGCCTGATCCAGGTAAAGAGGGTTCGAGAAAAACTTTAGCAACCCAGGGTCAACTTGCATCCTATAGCAAAGATGTGACTAATTTACATTTTGACATTATTCAATCATTTCTACGACTTGCACCTCCAGCTCATCGAACTTATGTAATAAATAATTGGTTAAATCATCCTGATTGTGCGAAACAGCGGGAAACGCTGTTTTGCAGACCTGTTCACCCCCTCAATACTATGGAAAGTCCCAATACTTGGCAGTTATTGTTATCACTGGATCAAGATTATCAGCCACAGGATAATCAGTTTGATAATGATTGGAAAAAACTCGACAATCCGCAGCAGTGGACAGCACCTCCCCCGATAGCATCATTAATGGGTAAATCTATCGAGGTGAACGGGCGTACGTTGGTTATCCAGCGAGCAGATGGCGGCTGGGATTATCTGAAATTTCTCAGTGATACGGAAAAGCCGGAAGAACTGGCAAAAGAGGGTAATAAAATCAGCCTGATGGCCGCTATAGCCAGCCAGCATGGCTTGAAAAGTTCGATTCCCGAAGTGGTTGGCCAATATCGCTGGGAGGATGTGCAGGCTGATCTGATGACATTAATGCCTCCAGCCAAAAAGGCCAAACTGGAGGAGAAGTGTCGCTACCCTGATGGCAAAGCAGGTTATTGCCTTCATTTGAAATCAACAAAGGATGCACCTTATCATTTATACCCTTACGTTCTTGATCCAGAGACAAAGGCGGATCAGATTTTCGAGGGGCTTTATAAGTACGCCCATGATTGTGGTGTTTTATTCAGCTGCGGATTATACGCTCCGCCGGTAATGGCAGCTGACCATGATTTAGCGACTCACCGAAAACACCATATCCTTTCGTCTTATGTGAATGCCCCTTGCGAGGGGAGGATGCTTAAGTGGAAAAAGGCTTCACAACACCCTAATGTGGGTCCTGTTGGCATGAGAGACTCCGGTGATACGAAAAGCATGAATGAGCTGGGTGAAGATTATTTTTTTTCTACCCGATGTCAGAAATATCTTGATTTTGACAAGTCAGAGGATCGGGCCAAAGTGGCCTTTTCGGAACTGGCAAAAAATGCCCAGGGGCTGGTATTGCAATATGCTCTCTGTTTTCAAAAACAGTTCGATTCTGGCGATAGGGAGTCCACGCGCAATCATGAGCATAAAATAAAGGTCATTCTGGCTACTCTGTTTCACAAGGCGTTTCCCCGGTTCACAGAAGAGTGTGCGGTTCAGGCTATGGATGAAGGCGAGCTGCTGTCACAGGCTGTTAGAGAGATTGTCTACTGGTGTAGTCATGACGCCAGATTCATTAACGACATAAAACAGAAGGTTATACCGAAATCGACCTACCCGGACTGTCCAGAAACTACTCATACCTTTAATTTGTCCATAACTGTACCTCACGAGCTGGTGCCCGGCGTTGGCTTTGTTAAATGGGGTAATGAGCCAGACCTTGGTATTTTTAACGGTGTGAATCCATTGGTTACCCTCAATGCAGTGATTGTAAAGTTACTGGCCAAGGGAGTCCTGACCTCTCTGTGAGTTATCTGGATACTCCGGAGTGTTCCCGGCTTTGATGATAGTCAGGGTGAGGTAGCCCACGTTGAAACCGAACTTGGACATGACGGATTCATTGATGATGACGTGATCGCTGACCAGATACATTTTGTCGTCTATCGACACTTCTATAGGCTCACCTTTGTAGAGGATGTTCAGGACATAGGTCATAAAGAGAGCATTGCCGGCTGTTTTCACCGGGACTGCTTCCTTTACGTCTCCTGCACTGGCCAGGTAACTGCCTTTGCCATCCGGTGTGAATGTCCAGATACGCTTTTGTTTTTCACCGTCGTTAAAAATAAAATCCTCATCGAGAGTGCCGACACCCTGTTCGTCCCAGCTCCCTGTTAGAGTGGCATTAAAGTAGCGTATGACCTCACCGCTTCGATTCTTCAGAATCCCGTGGGCTGTCAGAGGACCATTGAAAAAGTCCGGTAATGAGAGTTTGGGTTGGTTATTTTGATATTGGCTGATATCCACAGAGCTGCAGCCAAACAAAAACAGAACCATTAGTAGAGCACTCATTCGTAACATAACTGATCTCTTGATTTTTGGCAGGTTGATGGGGTTGATAATGAATGGTGACATCCTGATAATCACCCTTTTTATCGCTGATATTAGAGCGGCCAGAAAACGTCATCAGCCTTTGACTTTGCTTATCATAGCTGAGTGTCAGTGGCGACGAGAGCAGGCGGTATAACCAACTGTCTGCGGCAATATTAAAGCAAATATTAGTATCTTTTGGGTCTTTCTTGCATTCAACGGGTTTTATACGAAGATCGATGGCTCTTTGGTGGCTTGGTATCAGGTATTGAATCACTGTTTCTTTTTCTGCGACGAGAGAGTCCCAATTTGAACGAATGTAATGATCGAAGCCAGCATCAATCACCAGGTCAGGAGATAAGGTGACGTCTGAGTGTTGGGTGTCTTTCCCGAAGCTTGCTCTGTAAGAAACCTTGAATACATCGCCCATCAACTCAGTCTTAATCCGTTCACCATTGCGGTGATTTTCCTGAATGATATCAGGTGCAATATAGCTATCGCTGTAGTCGATGGTTTTACTGGCGAAAACGGTTCCATCAGCTTCTTTGTAAATAACATGATGAGATAAGGTGTCTGGGAAAGTGTGCTCTTCAGTGTACGCAAGCTGTCGTGTTCCCACGTGATAGGCATACCCGATGAGTGCCGATTGACCTGCCTGAGTGAGTCCTGAGGGCAGTAAAGCCAGGCTGAACATTATGATTGTTTTTGGGGGCAGGGACGCTGGCATTAAGGTTGCTCCTGTTTTCTTTCTATATGGCCAATCAAAGTCAATAAAACCGCCCAGAACAAACCTTCCAGCAGCAATAGCCTTTCCATCGGGATCAAAGGCTGAGACCCTGATAGCCTGATGCCTGCCCAATAACTGAATGGCACAACCAGCAGGCCCATTAACGGAGGTAGCCAGAAGGTCTTGAATAGCCAGTTTAATGAATGTTTCAGAGTTGTCGCGAAGGCAACCCATAAAACGCATAGCCAGATTGGAATGATAAAATGATGAGTGCCATGATATTCAATCCATCCTGCATTCATAATCAGGGTGTCAGCAACAATACCGACGACTGGCACGGCAACGATCAGTCGTAGCTCTTGTCTGTCTGGTTTCATCAGCATGAAGTGGACAACGAGCAGGAAGAGTAATGCCAATAGTGCATACCGGTTATTGCCTTGTACAGCAATAAACCAAACCAGCTGGAACAGCACAGCGTTAAGGGCTAGTAAGCTCTTGCTTCCTTTGGCCATGATGTACGAACCCCGTCTTCTGAGAGCTGGTTGATTGATTGAGGTACGGCTTTTGTTGTTTTAGGTGGCTCTGGTTTTAGCTATATCATTTGTTGTTCTGGTAATCCATATACTTTGGTGTTTATCGTGCCTGCCTGACGATGAGTTTTTTTCTCTGCTTACGTATGGGCGTGATGAATGGATCATTGGTAAGCTACCGGGCTAAAAACACGCATTAATACCTATCCTTCGAAAGAGAATGCTGGCACAATCTTGCTAGTTTTAGACGAGCAGGAAATGATTGAGGTGAGGGATAAGTTCTGTTCAGCTGTGTGGCAGTTGAGCGGTAGCGTGCCTGTCATATTTTGCTTCATGCCGACCGTTCAAACGCCACTTCAATTTTTGTGGCCTTCTTGGGCCTGACCAGGTGGCGGACATCTTCCGAAGGTCTATCTGAAACTGTCTGACATGATCAGGCCCCAAGTCTCGAGGGTGTCTCATGTGTTGATAGCGAATGAAATACTTGATCCAATAGCAATACGACTGTTCAGTTTTATAGCTATAGCGCTTTACTTTCAGGGTATTGCATACTTTGGTCATAGCTAATATCACTCGTTTGAGGTCTAATAGCTGTTAAGCGCAAATGTACATTATCGCATATCCGGTATATAATCAGCCGTTTCTCTAAGTCAAACAGAAATGATGCGTGAGTAGGATGAATGTTCAAGGATAACATCGTAAGAATTCTATACATTGTTGTATCTATAATTCTGGTGGTAGTTGCATACAAGTACGAAAAGACTATCATCAGCGATGAAAATAACTTTGCAAGATTTTCATATTTTGGAACTGTTATAACAGCCATTGGTTTTATTGTTGCAGTATGTGAAGTAATGCATTCTGTTCATATTTCAAAGTCTATTCAAGCAACAGCTATGAGTTTACTTGAAAAGGTTAAACTTGTTGAAAGTGCTTCGACAATAAGTGATTGCCTGGCTGCTATTGATGAAACAAACAATAATGTAAGCCACGAAGACTATAGAACCGCTTTATGCAGCTTTCAATATTTCCGAAAGTTGTGTGTGAAAGTATTACCAAATCAGGCAAACGATATAAAAGACTCAGAAAACAGAATTTCAGAATTAATTAATGAGGTCGAAATGGGGTTGTTGAAAGCAAAGAAAACAACACCAGATGCACCTCTGACAAAGAGACAAAAAACAGATCTTATGAAAAAGATTCTTGACATTAAAGTAGAAGTTGAAAATTTAAATCCAGCGATAAGGGTTAAATTATGATTCCGACTAAAACCGCTGATTTCCTTAGAAAGCTAAGACAAAAAACGGAGTCAGGTGACATTTCGTGGAGTTACGACGATGAAAATGCTACTGTGAAAACTGAACTAGCAAAACTTGCTGTCATCATTTCGTACACTTTTGACTCAATCGAAGAAGTTGGTGTTTTTCGTGTACAGATAATAGATAAGCCAACAAACCGTGAAGCCCAATTTTCCACTTCGCAAGAGTACGATGACTTTAAGCTCGTAAAAAGCGTCTATGACAGTGCTCAGTCTTCAGATTTCAACTTCGATTTTTAAATGGAGGGCTTACGCATGAGAATAATCATTCTCATTTAGATGCGCAAAGCAATAGCTCTGCCGCATCATGAGTTGATCATGGCTAACACATCTGTGCTTAAAAGCTGTAAAATACCCCGATTTTACGTCTGATGCCTATTAATCCTGAACCGCTAATCATGTTTCTCAACGAGTTGACCGACCCACGTAAGCGAGCTTCTTCCTGCGAGCATAACTTTGACGATGTTCTTGTGATTGCTGTGTGTGCCATCATCTGTGGGGCTGATACATGGCAAGATATGCAAGAGTTCGGTGAAGAAAAAGAAGACTGGTTTCGTTTATTTCTTGAGCTTCCCAATGGTATTCCGTCGCACGACACCTTCTACCGGATTTTTTGCATGCTCAGACCGGATGAATTTCAGGAATGCTTCACCCGGTGGGTAAAATCTGCTTATCCTGAAGCCCTTGATATACCTGATGGTGATGCTGAAATCATTCCAATTGACGGCAAGGTTATCAAGGGTTCCAAGGGAAAAGGCAAGGGTAAAAAAGCAGTCCTCATGGTTAGCGCCTGGAGCACCAGACTGAGTCTGGTCTTAGGGCAAAAAAAGGTTGATAAAAAGTCGAATGAGATAACCGCTGTCCCTCAACTTCTTGAAGCTATCGACTTGAAAGGCTGCATGATTACAGCCGATGCAATCAGCTGCCAAAAAAGTATTGCAGAAACCTGCGTAAACCAGGAGGCAGATTATCTTCTTGCTGTTAAAGGAAACCAAAAAACACTGCACAACGATATTCAAACAGCAGTCGAAGAGCGATGGAATAGCAACCCGGAAGAGCCAGTATCAGATGCATTTTTTGAGCGCAAAAATAAAGGTCATGGTCGTCATGAATATCGCTGCTGCTGGGTTTTTGATGACGTTTCGGCTCTTTCAACAGCTGATGAATGGACAGGAATAAAGCAGTTTGGTGTCGTTCAGTCTGATCGAACAATTGATGGCAAAGCCACGATAGCTCTAAGGTACTACATTTCCAGCAAAACCATGACAGCCGAGGGAATGCTCAATGCAACACGCCAGCACTGGGAAGTGGAAAATAGTCTGCACTGGATGCTGGACGTTGCCTTTGATGAAGATGCTTGTCAAACCAAAGATGAATGCGCTGCTGAAAATCTGTCTACCTTGCGTTGTATTGCCCTAAATATTCTGAAGGCCGACGTTACCAGTAAGAGGAGCATCAAGACAAAGCGTAAAAAGGCTGGGTGGAGCAATAGATACCTGTCTCAGCTATTGAAATCATTCATTGTTGAGGCTAAATGAGAATGATTGTCTTCGTGCGTAAGCCCTGGTCACACTGGAGCCTTGTTCGTTTCATGGTCGCACTCCGT contains these protein-coding regions:
- a CDS encoding DUF3833 domain-containing protein yields the protein MDISQYQNNQPKLSLPDFFNGPLTAHGILKNRSGEVIRYFNATLTGSWDEQGVGTLDEDFIFNDGEKQKRIWTFTPDGKGSYLASAGDVKEAVPVKTAGNALFMTYVLNILYKGEPIEVSIDDKMYLVSDHVIINESVMSKFGFNVGYLTLTIIKAGNTPEYPDNSQRGQDSLGQ
- a CDS encoding DUF2878 domain-containing protein, with the translated sequence MAKGSKSLLALNAVLFQLVWFIAVQGNNRYALLALLFLLVVHFMLMKPDRQELRLIVAVPVVGIVADTLIMNAGWIEYHGTHHFIIPIWLCVLWVAFATTLKHSLNWLFKTFWLPPLMGLLVVPFSYWAGIRLSGSQPLIPMERLLLLEGLFWAVLLTLIGHIERKQEQP
- a CDS encoding ISAs1 family transposase; protein product: MFLNELTDPRKRASSCEHNFDDVLVIAVCAIICGADTWQDMQEFGEEKEDWFRLFLELPNGIPSHDTFYRIFCMLRPDEFQECFTRWVKSAYPEALDIPDGDAEIIPIDGKVIKGSKGKGKGKKAVLMVSAWSTRLSLVLGQKKVDKKSNEITAVPQLLEAIDLKGCMITADAISCQKSIAETCVNQEADYLLAVKGNQKTLHNDIQTAVEERWNSNPEEPVSDAFFERKNKGHGRHEYRCCWVFDDVSALSTADEWTGIKQFGVVQSDRTIDGKATIALRYYISSKTMTAEGMLNATRQHWEVENSLHWMLDVAFDEDACQTKDECAAENLSTLRCIALNILKADVTSKRSIKTKRKKAGWSNRYLSQLLKSFIVEAK